The DNA window GTGCAGTCAGGTGCATTTCACATAGATGCATGTTACTCTACAGGCAGGCACTTGAAAGGTACGGTAAAGGGGGAAGTTCAGTATTATCTGTGTCCCAACAGTATATTTAGAAACACTCTGTGGTTTGAAGAACAGTACATTTTACTGCGTTGTTTGCTTTGGTGTGCTTGAAGTGTGACATCCACAGCCACAGTTATCTGTACCCATCTATTTGTTTATATATGTTGTGCAATTATGAATGTATAGTAgattattctgaaaatatagtagatatttttgttcatatatttacaaatatattcaATAAAGTTCAGCACTTTGgggttttaaattttatttttattcattaaaaatgcaatcAGGCACTGTTCAAAGTGTGGATTATCTTAACCTAACAAAACAAGCAATATTGTCGTGTTTTCCTGGTGTCAAGTAACATTCATCATTCAGATTGGTTTGCAAAGCTGTTCAGCCAAGGCATTGTGAACTTCTGAcgctttgattttctttctccctgtatttatattttggaGTATGCTTGGATatacttctctctcctcttcaaatttatttttttccctcaacgcaaagtaaattattttaacagtgtTGTCTTGTATACTTTTACATAATTTTCcgaaaaaaatgtttgttataATTGGCTGGgcataattatttaaatatgttgGGATGACAGTTACATATGTTCTTACCTTGATTAGGGTATGTTACATTTTGCTAGTGTAATTTTAAACAATTACATAGTGTAGTATATGCTGATTGACTAATTTGagacagaaacattttgcaTAAAAGAAACTATTAACTATTGATGAGTAAGAATAAGGAAAACCCAAATATTCATCCTTTTATAAACTataaatttaataatttctcGTTTCTCCTCagcaaatattatttcttaTCCCTTTCCTAATATTACATCTGAATAACTATTAGTTTAATAGCTAAAAAGCCTTTGAAGAGAAGCTAAGAACAAGATCCTTCTTTGGATTTATGTACTGCTGCTCCGCATTCAGTATATGCACATGCAgcattgaaatatttaaagaaatatttaaggaatttttaaatccttttccattttaaaattacatgtcTCTTTCTTCACATAGCAGTGACATGCTAATTAAAAGTCTGTTGATGAACAGACTGAAATCAGAATTTGCAAACAGCTTTTGATCACTTGAAATTTGTACTGGCAAGATTTTAATCACTTTAATCTTAGCTAACTATTTTTCTGGTGAACAAAACGTGTAGTAgtttccaaaataataataaacataaaatttGCTACTTAAAATTAGTGAAAAgtaatgcagaaagaaaacctaCTTTGGGTTTTggtaaaaaaattttaaattatgttttggGAACTGAATAGAAAAAGATATAAAAGCACTAGGTGGATAGGTAAAGCAATGTTTCTTTACAGTGGTATAAAAAGAGGCATCTGTGGTAAACTTTAGCCAAAATTATAAACcagttgcattttatttgttatgCAAAATGAAGATGTGTGTAAGCATGCAATTTTAACTATGATTTCGGAGGTAGAATATTAGTAGGACAGTACTGATGAGTATGCAGAGTGTGAATACTGTAGGAAGAATAATCTCTGTCACCGTTTCCATGCGAGTAGTCAGGGAATCTAGAATTTGAGAAATGAGTAATATGTAAGAAATTTAATCTTCTGTAGTATACTAATTATTGACTTAGAGTTAACATAGATTAAGGATTTCTTGAACGTTTATggctaaaattattttgttaaatgttgACATTGGCataaacagcaaacaaaacaaacaaaaattcataAGTCTGCAAAAGCTGGAGGAAATCCATGAcagttttccctctctttttttcttcctaaggtAAATTTTTGAAGACATGTCAGTGCTCAAAGGGCTGCAGAAATTGTGCTTAGTATGAATTGGCTTCAGTGCATTAGCATTATTCTACTgttcctttgatttttattccccccaccccaagggaagggtggaaaataaaattgtcaaAGAGAAATCCTTGGGAAGCACTTTAGCCTTTTTATGATTGCTTTGCagcactttgaaaaattaaatgggttttattttgtagaATTTTGCTCCACAGATAAGGCTCAAAGAGTTCAGTAAACACAGTTAATTCACATAGAACATGTAACTCAGTAGTTGAGGCTAAATAGTATAAACTTAGGATGACTGCTTGATGTTTTCTGCCACATGGAATTTATCTCATCCTTCTTATGAGCCtttttaatacttattttatctttctttaccACAGTGGATTTCTGCAACTTTAGACTTTTCTCCTAGTTCAGGAATTATGAAAGGTCCTGAATTACACTGGGAAGGTCTTAAGTGAGGTGGATTAGCCTGGCACTGTGGAAATGGCAGGCCAAGTCTGCTGTATTTACGTATTCttgagcagctgctgggagtTGTGCTGTTAGCTTGTCAGAGGAGTATGAAAGAGCAGAAACGTGGCTTAACACTACCTTAGGCTAGTGCTTAGCCCATTTTTTAGTAGTTTTGTTGTATGTAGAGGTCAAATATTTTAGAGGTTTTCTGTCTGCATGGTTGTCTTGacttgtctggttttgttttatgtttgaaAGAGCATTTAgcacttttattattttaaggaGAATACTGTCATCCCTAGCcttaattttaaatagtaaCTCTTACAGTTTGAGTATTCCATTAACATCCAAAGTTGGTCCATTTAGCTACTGTGATTTTAGTTGGAGAGAgtaaagaaagacatttttcttcagaggcTTGTTGTATTTGAAAGCTGTTGTGCTTTCAGGGAGAAAATTCCTTTTAGGGCCTGCTAATAATAGTATTCAcagagaaatttaaaatctgaaagttACATAATATGCttttataaaacagaacagaagagaCATAATTACCTGTAGCAAGGAGTTGGTGTGTGGTAGAGCAAGTGTCCATGGCCTTCCGATACCAATTTTCCACCTGAAAAAGTTGACATGCAGCAGTGATGTTAGATTGTAATATTCTCATTCACAGCAGCTTCTTCTCTGTCCCTGAACATTTGTCCACTACAACTGACTTGAAACTATTTTATCCTGTCAACACATGATTTTCTGAAAGTTTCTTTgtatctttgtgtttttttattgcAATATATTTCTTATGGTTaattgtttaataaaattttaaaaagcacataatATATTCCATATTATTTTCCCAGAAGGTAGCACATATGTGTAATTTTCTGCCTAGAAATCTGACAGAGCACTGGTAACATATCATTCAGGATTTTTGATCACATCAGTAAATCCAATTAGAGTTTGTGAAACGCTTTAGAAACAGTaattgaggctgtttcctctgtCTCTGGAGGCCTGTTTATTTAACACATCCCTAATTTACGGAATCAAAGTGTCAAATTTCAGGTACTGTGTTCATGCAAGTTGTTTCATGAGATTCAGTGTGATATTTGTCCgtatattgaagaaaaaagaaaaagaaaaaagtaaaattagcAATTGACATCACCTCTCTTGGATTTGGGAATCCATTTGCACTGATAATCTTTTTATAATAGTCAACAGATGCTTTTGGGTATCGtggtttgttcttgtttttaaaatcaatgtgATAAAATCCAAATCTTTCAGAGAAGCCTTTGTTCCATTCAAATTTATCCAGCAGTGACCAGGCAGTGTAACCTTGGACATTAACGCCATCTTTTAGAGCTGTAAACAGAATACAAATTATTCTGTTAAACTTGTCACCTATGTTTGTCGTCCTTAAAATATGGTTCTgtaggtgttttgttttataccAGAAGAGATGGGGAGTGGGGgatgaggagagaaaaatggcAAAGTGTAAAGTAATTTAGattctttgaaaatgttgcCTTTAGCTTAGAGGTACTAGAGCTCTGCAAGAATGGTAATTGGGTGTGATTTCTCCTTTCTGAAAGTGGAAATTGATGATCTATTATAGTATTAAATCTCATGTAGATTATTGTATTTATTAGCATCAGTACATGTGGCTAGGCTGTCATTTTTGTGAAAGAATTTATTCATCTAGTTTGCTGTCCATTTTGATCtgtgaatatttatttctctacGATGTAAATTACAGGagtaaaaaataatcagaaggTGAAAATACTCAAAAAGCTCATGCactaaaaagatgtttttaaagttACCTTTCAGTATTTCGTTAGTATATCCTTTCAGATACTCTATCCGCCATTCATCACACAGTTGAGTACACTGTCCCTTTTCAGAGACTCCATTCTCTGTCACATAAATGAGGGGGTTCCCATACTGGGTCTGCAAACAAAGATAGTTTAGACTGGTTCAtataaacacaattattttattttgacagaaTCTGAGATTCTGAGTAAAATgcatgaaaagcaattttctagATGTACTTAGTTACCTTTagtaagaaaaatgtgtaaCTAGGAATTTAAGATAactatggtttttattttaaaattaatgaattcTATagttttctgaactgaaattaaggcgattttttttggcaaagaaaCTTCCCAGTATAACAAGACAAATATATAGGTGAAACTATTGAAAATCTAAAATAGCTCCTATAGCTTCTGCATGGACACATTGTTCACTTCCTTTTAAAGATTTACTCTGTAATCACCTTAATGAAATTGAGTAATCTTCTGAATCCCCAAGGCACAGAATATAACCATTTAGGTCCTGGAGCTGGCCAGTTTGGGTCCACCAGTTCAGCTAAATTATGGTCAGTGTGGTAACTGGATGCTTGTAGAAGGGGAAAGCTCTTCTGTGTAACATAACGAGTAGTAAAATGACCTATTCCCAGGAAATCCGATGTGCCTTTAATATAGGTTTTCTCTTGCACTGAGAAAGTTGGTAATCTTGATGTCCCCAGGCCCTGCTGGGCGCTCTTCCTACCTATCAAAATAATTATAGGAAACATACTTCTGAGGAGCACggaaatttgctttcttttcttcaccaACAACAAATACAGATTTCCTGAACTTAGTGTTGAGGACAGTTTAGTTTGATTGCTTTTTAAGGTGAAATAATCTTTCATCCTTTTGGTTTGGAGAAGTAGGTTGGGCACAATGCATGGAGAAGACAGTGAATtatagtgggttttttttagtgtgtttttttttttgtgagcatGATAAATGTCAACAGGATGCTTGGAAACATAACGTGACAAGAACAGAAGTGCTTTGCTGCTCGGTACATTGCCTGTCTTCattctgtgaaacaaagatAGTGGAACTCTGTAGAAATTCAAGCTTTACTCATGAAAAACTGCTGGTTCTTTGCCCTCAGGTggcaaatccagaaaaaaattcaacaacTCCCTGTCTTGGTTAGGCCACTAGAAAGGGACTATGGCTGAAAAGTGACGTAGCTGCTTCATTTCCAGTTTGGAGCACTCAGATGTGCAAGTGTTGGGCTCAAGAGCAGCTCAACTTTTTAGTTCTAGTATGTCCCCCAAGCTCCTCAGGAGCTGTGTCTAGCCCGTGGGCAATTTGTTGCTTAACCTTCTCTCACCCGTGTTCTTCACTAAACTACAGGTTGGTGAGGGGCTATTCTGTTTTAATACGCTGAGTGTAATTTATTCATGTTACAGTTGGTTGCTGGGGCTTACCTACGTAATTCTTCATAATTTCTGGATAGTCTCCTCTGTAAATTGGATTTGCAAACCACCCCAAATGAAACTGTATGTATCTTTCAGCAGCGTCTCTGTCTCTTTGGCTATGTGGATCAACAGGTTCACCCCAGCCACTGGTTAGGGAAATTCCAACCATACCTTAAAACACAAAGTGACAATTCTGCAGTTTATGCATAATCTTTAAGCCCTTAATAGAAATAGAAGCATAATTACAGAATGAATCCTTATTACCTTGCTGCTCATTACGCCACGTGTTGTTGTAAGAGTGCCAGACCTTCGCATGGgtctgaaagtttaaaaaaaaaaaagaaaaggcaagcaaatgcacattttaatCTGTTATGCTATAGTCAGTATACCAAGGTAGTGAGGATCAAGAAGAGTTTTTGCACTAAGGTGCGCCTGAAAATATTACATAATTTCTTTAATGTATAGTGTGGAAGCTTTCATTTCATATAAGATGTCAAAAAATCATTTATACTAGATTCCTTCCCTAAATTCTGAGGTCCCTATGAAGGTAATCCACAGCACTGAGTAGTGTTTTGGCCAGTGTCTCCAGTCTTTGGATGTCTTTGCCTTATTACTCAGGCAAgtgaaagtttattttatgtGAGCTAGCCTTACTGAAGTAACTTGCAAAATTCAAGTTCACTTCAACATGTTGGGATTTTACTCCTTGTTTCTAGAGTAACCTGGATATTTTCTTATTCAAACAGTTTGTAACATACTGTAAAACACTTAAATTCTAAGGAAAAATTTAAGTTGTTGCAACAGTGTCCCACCAACAGTGTCCCATCAACCACCTAGCATTTCATGCTATACCTGAATATGCATTGGTGGTTTAAAGTCAGGTGATAATTTTGGTGTGCTGGTTGGAAATTACATCATTGCACAACTATATCTCTACTTAAAGAGCAGAATCAAAACAACTTAGTCTGCTAAAAGTCTTAATTTACGTCTAATTGAAAGCATGATTTTAGTTTTACTTTAATTATATGGTGCGCTGCTTTGTACGCTCCCCATCCACCGAGCTTCAGTCCTGGTGCATGTTCCCCTGTCTCATAACCCTTTTCAGCAACTGCCTACAAAGACATAGAGTTAGTTATTCTTTGAACAGCAAAGCCAGTGAATTTGCTACCCTCCTACCGACTTAGATCCTGTGCTCTTCTGTGCCGTCCGTCTCTCTCAATCTCTCTATCCTCTCCAgtcccctttttccttcccctccccttggctcccagctaccaccccacTGCTTGGTGGATAATATGCCGTGGACTGACTCACCAGCTTGCTGTTGTCTGATGAAATGCATGAAGGGCAAGTTCTAGCTGCCTTTCTGATCTCTGTGCCTCTCGCTAGCTGGTGATTTTTCAGAACTTGACTGGAATTTCCTGTCTTCAAACTCTGGCCTTGTGCAGAGTCTGGCCACTGAGATTTTTGGGCACAAAGTTTAATGGCAGAAGTCTGTCCCCCTCCAATTTTTAACCTCCTTTCTCCTGTAGCGTCACTTCCACAATTTTGGGAACAGAACCGTGTAATGGGAGTGATTAAGGCATTGATAACTTACCCAAGGATTACTAAAAGTAATCCAATGTTTCACACGATCGCCAAACTTCTCAAAACACAGATTGGCataatcattaaaataatttatcatgCTTATATTTTGCCAGCCACCATACTTTTCTTGGAGAACCTTCGTAAATAAGAATTTCAAGAATTAATGATGTTATTTAAAGTTCAGCTGCCTATTAACAAAGACATTTATATTTCAGTAGCTCAGAAGGAGATTTTTTGAAACGTCCATGTATATAAACTACAATgcatataaaatgcaaataaatagaaaataattagaaGCAACACTTAAAAGCATGGAGAcatctttaaacatttttttaaatacacatagTCCTTGAACTTAGAAATAAATTTCCTATCAGAAGAATTTATATGAgacatttcagtaatttaaataGTGTCTAACCTGTGGAAGATCCCAGTGGTAGAGGCTTACGATAGGGATAATATTGTTTTCCAGAAGACTATTAATTGTGTCATTGTAGAACTGTATTCCCTTCTCATTCACTTGCTCTGCTGATGAAACGTGCAGACAAGAAGTTACCTGGATTGTTTTTCAAATAACTGGAAGAACAGAAATCTAAAACTTTTAATGAAGGAATTTTACATCACAGTGATGGGTGTACTGTAATGGATGTGTAATGTTAAACTCTCTTCTGcagacaaagaaacagaaatctgtttAACAGTAATGTTAAACAACTGTGGTATACTCACAAGTAAAAATACTTGCCTACTAATACTGGTAAGAATATGGTGAAATTGTTCTGCTTACTTTTGATGCCAGTGGGCATAATCCGAGGCCATGAGATAGAGAATAGATAGTGATTAACTTTCAGCTCCTTCAGTAACTGAATGTCATCctgtgaaaagaaaacccaaTTAACGTAGCTCAAGTCCAAGCAGAATAATTCTTCAGTTACTCGCCTGCCTTAAATAGTACTGAATGCAGAAAATCTATAGAAGAGTTGCACAAAAGAGGATTCCATcagttattttctgcatttgctttgaaatgatGGCTCTTTCCTCTTATCTACTtcctttttaacctttttcttttcttgactCTCCAAAGAAGTCCTGTAATGTTT is part of the Nyctibius grandis isolate bNycGra1 chromosome 11, bNycGra1.pri, whole genome shotgun sequence genome and encodes:
- the LCTL gene encoding lactase-like protein encodes the protein MKLTARKTYILRTWYMLVPVIRLNTAEDFQWTKNNPGSFYYGTFPAGFLWGVGSSAYQTEGAWDKDGKGPSIWDAFTHQKGKVFGNETGDSACDGYYKVEDDIQLLKELKVNHYLFSISWPRIMPTGIKTEQVNEKGIQFYNDTINSLLENNIIPIVSLYHWDLPQVLQEKYGGWQNISMINYFNDYANLCFEKFGDRVKHWITFSNPWAVAEKGYETGEHAPGLKLGGWGAYKAAHHIIKTHAKVWHSYNNTWRNEQQGMVGISLTSGWGEPVDPHSQRDRDAAERYIQFHLGWFANPIYRGDYPEIMKNYVGRKSAQQGLGTSRLPTFSVQEKTYIKGTSDFLGIGHFTTRYVTQKSFPLLQASSYHTDHNLAELVDPNWPAPGPKWLYSVPWGFRRLLNFIKTQYGNPLIYVTENGVSEKGQCTQLCDEWRIEYLKGYTNEILKALKDGVNVQGYTAWSLLDKFEWNKGFSERFGFYHIDFKNKNKPRYPKASVDYYKKIISANGFPNPREVENWYRKAMDTCSTTHQLLATDSLTTRMETVTEIILPTVFTLCILISTVLLIFYLRNHS